Proteins from one Hemicordylus capensis ecotype Gifberg chromosome 7, rHemCap1.1.pri, whole genome shotgun sequence genomic window:
- the LOC128333320 gene encoding nesprin-2-like isoform X2: protein MQGVCSRGDDLPLDPPRDNCRCSRLVGPFVEQLVPPGVAVCNLCTKSVEKQIREEQVWRRQETFQDWLFRFQDWLSAAEATAASPESSQVSFAHSKKELQRFEALQRQVWEHLWPLESLSRQLRQLARSGSALGPQLRSAVQEINQRWDDLRTRTAAIYKRLKHFVSQQEEFELETETIRVWLMELDLRLTGVEHFSGGTLLEKMMQLQEFKQDVQANAERVDRLLVHGERLIQKSQPEDAEMLEEELQDLSCVCQEVFHRVFRFHWRLGSIWLVLESKWWSDQESDLESDCFTEDSLELVENHEMGLPLPPNGPRCQPTPKTALLRCKRQAPNLVGVVDLEWDPSVDVGGSTSHDEEDSSYYSAITGLGHWEEPSQRCRRSSRQVCRSLTLRCGSQEDSFVQNDFQEGWEGFLTNKEMQLCHSGKSLPRERDGDQHPQTLPRRKGSCHPTEPLGFDPQRVESWLGQAWQEKPEVQGTPAAHGCVPFPSQSQRTGRRRVKRQQKPQQQPKRKTKLTFIGQPGQICRRKQLDPHSPDVAIEKE from the exons ATGCAGGGAGTTTGCTCACGTGGGGATGATCTCCCCCTGGATCCTCCTCGGGACAATTGCAGATGCTCTCGGCTCGTCGGCCCTTTTGTGGAGCAGCTGGTGCCGCCAGGAGTGGCTGTTTGTAACCTGTGCACAAAGTCCGTGGAGAAGCAGATCAG GGAGGAGCAGGTGTGGCGGCGGCAGGAGACCTTCCAAGACTGGCTCTTCCGTTTCCAGGACTGGCTCTCTGCTGCCGAGGCAACCGCGGCCTCCCCCGAGTCCTCACAGGTCTCCTTTGCCCATTCCAAGAAAGAGCTGCAGAGGTTTGAg GCGCTCCAGAGGCAGGTCTGGGAGCATCTGTGGCCTCTGGAGTCCTTGAGCCGGCAACTCCGTCAGCTGGCCAGGAGTGGCAGCGCCCTCGGCCCACAGCTCAGATCCGCAGTCCAGGAAATCAACCAGCGCTGGGATGACCTGCGCACCCGGACAGCGGCCATTTACAAGAGGCTGAAG cattTTGTGAGCCAACAGGAAGAGTTTGAATTGGAGACCGAGACCATCCGGGTATGGCTGATGGAACTGGATCTCCGACTCACAGGCGTGGAGCACTTCTCGGGAGGCACCTTGCTGGAGAAAATGATGCAGCTACAG GAGTTCAAGCAAGACGTGCAAGCCAATGCCGAGCGTGTGGACCGGTTGCTGGTGCATGGGGAACGCTTGATCCAGAAGAGCCAGCCTGAGGATGCCgagatgctggaggaagagctgCAGGACTTGAGCTGCGTCTGCCAGGAGGTTTTCCACAGGGTGTTCCGCTTCCACTGGCGCCTGGGAAGCATCTGGCTG GTGCTTGAGAGCAAGTGGTGGTCGGATCAAGAGAGTGACTTGGAGTCAGACTGCTTCACGGAAGACTCCCTGGAGCTGGTGGAGAACCATGAAATGGGACTGCCTTTGCCCCCTAATGGCCCAAGGTGCCAACCCACCCCGAAGACGGCTCTTCTCCGTTGCAAGCGACAGGCTCCCAATTTAGTGGGAGTTGTGGATCTGGAATGGGACCCTTCGGTGGACGTAGGAGGATCCACTTCGCACGATGAGGAGGATTCCTCGTACTACAGCGCCATCACAG GTTTGGGCCACTGGGAGGAGCCTAGCCAGAGGTGCAGACGGTCCTCTCGGCAGGTGTGCCGTTCTTTGACTCTGAGATGTGGCAGCCAAGAAGACTCATTT GTGCAAAATGACTTCCAAGAGGGGTGGGAAGGCTTTTTAACCAACAAGGAAATGCAGCTCTGTCATTCTG GCAAGTCCCTGCCAAGGGAGCGAGATGGGGACCAACATCCACAGACTCTGCCACGGCGGAAGGGGAGTTGCCACCCAACAGAGCCGCTGGGGTTTGACCCCCAACGTGTTGAGAGCTGGCTGGGCCAGGCCTGGCAGGAGAAGCCGGAGGTGCAG GGCACTCCCGCAGCACATGGGTGCGTGCCCTTCCCTTCGCAATCCCAAAGAACCGGGCGGCGGCGGGTCAAGCGGCAGcagaagccccagcagcagccaaagaGGAAAACCAAACTGACCTTCATTGGCCAGCCCGGGCAG ATCTGCAGGAGGAAACAGCTGGATCCCCACTCGCCAGATGTGGCTATTGAGAAGGAGTAA
- the LOC128333320 gene encoding nesprin-1-like isoform X1, translating into MQGVCSRGDDLPLDPPRDNCRCSRLVGPFVEQLVPPGVAVCNLCTKSVEKQIREEQVWRRQETFQDWLFRFQDWLSAAEATAASPESSQVSFAHSKKELQRFEALQRQVWEHLWPLESLSRQLRQLARSGSALGPQLRSAVQEINQRWDDLRTRTAAIYKRLKHFVSQQEEFELETETIRVWLMELDLRLTGVEHFSGGTLLEKMMQLQEFKQDVQANAERVDRLLVHGERLIQKSQPEDAEMLEEELQDLSCVCQEVFHRVFRFHWRLGSIWLVLESKWWSDQESDLESDCFTEDSLELVENHEMGLPLPPNGPRCQPTPKTALLRCKRQAPNLVGVVDLEWDPSVDVGGSTSHDEEDSSYYSAITGLGHWEEPSQRCRRSSRQVCRSLTLRCGSQEDSFVQNDFQEGWEGFLTNKEMQLCHSGKSLPRERDGDQHPQTLPRRKGSCHPTEPLGFDPQRVESWLGQAWQEKPEVQGTPAAHGCVPFPSQSQRTGRRRVKRQQKPQQQPKRKTKLTFIGQPGQICRRKQLDPHSPDVAIEKDSEPALQPLDFSPQHQELPRTPILLNRAVRWCLLLLLLWASTSFLPLSSCLRTNGYARSFHFMLKYINGPPPT; encoded by the exons ATGCAGGGAGTTTGCTCACGTGGGGATGATCTCCCCCTGGATCCTCCTCGGGACAATTGCAGATGCTCTCGGCTCGTCGGCCCTTTTGTGGAGCAGCTGGTGCCGCCAGGAGTGGCTGTTTGTAACCTGTGCACAAAGTCCGTGGAGAAGCAGATCAG GGAGGAGCAGGTGTGGCGGCGGCAGGAGACCTTCCAAGACTGGCTCTTCCGTTTCCAGGACTGGCTCTCTGCTGCCGAGGCAACCGCGGCCTCCCCCGAGTCCTCACAGGTCTCCTTTGCCCATTCCAAGAAAGAGCTGCAGAGGTTTGAg GCGCTCCAGAGGCAGGTCTGGGAGCATCTGTGGCCTCTGGAGTCCTTGAGCCGGCAACTCCGTCAGCTGGCCAGGAGTGGCAGCGCCCTCGGCCCACAGCTCAGATCCGCAGTCCAGGAAATCAACCAGCGCTGGGATGACCTGCGCACCCGGACAGCGGCCATTTACAAGAGGCTGAAG cattTTGTGAGCCAACAGGAAGAGTTTGAATTGGAGACCGAGACCATCCGGGTATGGCTGATGGAACTGGATCTCCGACTCACAGGCGTGGAGCACTTCTCGGGAGGCACCTTGCTGGAGAAAATGATGCAGCTACAG GAGTTCAAGCAAGACGTGCAAGCCAATGCCGAGCGTGTGGACCGGTTGCTGGTGCATGGGGAACGCTTGATCCAGAAGAGCCAGCCTGAGGATGCCgagatgctggaggaagagctgCAGGACTTGAGCTGCGTCTGCCAGGAGGTTTTCCACAGGGTGTTCCGCTTCCACTGGCGCCTGGGAAGCATCTGGCTG GTGCTTGAGAGCAAGTGGTGGTCGGATCAAGAGAGTGACTTGGAGTCAGACTGCTTCACGGAAGACTCCCTGGAGCTGGTGGAGAACCATGAAATGGGACTGCCTTTGCCCCCTAATGGCCCAAGGTGCCAACCCACCCCGAAGACGGCTCTTCTCCGTTGCAAGCGACAGGCTCCCAATTTAGTGGGAGTTGTGGATCTGGAATGGGACCCTTCGGTGGACGTAGGAGGATCCACTTCGCACGATGAGGAGGATTCCTCGTACTACAGCGCCATCACAG GTTTGGGCCACTGGGAGGAGCCTAGCCAGAGGTGCAGACGGTCCTCTCGGCAGGTGTGCCGTTCTTTGACTCTGAGATGTGGCAGCCAAGAAGACTCATTT GTGCAAAATGACTTCCAAGAGGGGTGGGAAGGCTTTTTAACCAACAAGGAAATGCAGCTCTGTCATTCTG GCAAGTCCCTGCCAAGGGAGCGAGATGGGGACCAACATCCACAGACTCTGCCACGGCGGAAGGGGAGTTGCCACCCAACAGAGCCGCTGGGGTTTGACCCCCAACGTGTTGAGAGCTGGCTGGGCCAGGCCTGGCAGGAGAAGCCGGAGGTGCAG GGCACTCCCGCAGCACATGGGTGCGTGCCCTTCCCTTCGCAATCCCAAAGAACCGGGCGGCGGCGGGTCAAGCGGCAGcagaagccccagcagcagccaaagaGGAAAACCAAACTGACCTTCATTGGCCAGCCCGGGCAG ATCTGCAGGAGGAAACAGCTGGATCCCCACTCGCCAGATGTGGCTATTGAGAAGGA CTCCGAGCCAGCATTGCAGCCTTTGGACTTCTCTCCCCAGCACCAGGAGCTCCCCAGAACTCCCATCCTGCTGAACAGAGCCGTGCGCTGGtgcttgctgcttctcctcctatgGGCCAGCACCTCCTTCCTGCCCCTCTCTTCCTGTCTCCGGACCAATGGCTATGCCAGGTCTTTCCACTTCATGCTCAAGTACATCAATGGGCCACCCCCCACCTAG
- the LOC128333322 gene encoding collagen alpha-1(I) chain-like, giving the protein MEGSLRTASERPTAGPSASHGRSNLCCAASSSSSSAEEAPSHGRSRPSSARGFLGGKFPGLLRRKRGSPVPPGQAACRSRLCVEATHESPIQAVRKPAAGGEALGWDPDEDSLGGRSGPSLLRKLLCLRATSSQLHKPPAGQRPWPLHRACARCGPVAALGRTADPQGESPLRWKPAEARPVAEPQRRAAVAGLAGSCVAKPWRVFRSMLASRAKKGALPVRQREQDPHPPGAAREGNLGLAAEPESSPASGASEGLGGPQSCTAAVEDTHPPAAFPPGEGEPSGEAGGHRIPPQGLESCGSPSEESRHQKATLAQGGPQTQVGDLWGGSAEEDATEGSGGGGGGYWGEVGDGEEEDLADLAENPGGQGMVMATGDLGWLSSELLGGPGRRLGGQKREASTDSQPEAAPGLPGEDALWAERSPERAHTQAAVLGPATAQADGAPVGQPRGVGTAAPPPTSRAHTLGDAGAPCPGFLQDADPARCLEPPWALPLPARGPPSPPHGLLVPVDPAGENRLGQGSAPPRPASAGSEEEQKKQLLYRAAVEIVGAAVDAAAAQVAKKEEQERAQS; this is encoded by the coding sequence ATGGAAGGAAGCCTGCGAACCGCCAGCGAGAGGCCAACGGCGGGCCCCTCCGCCTCCCACGGCCGCAGCAACCTGTGCTgcgctgcttcttcttcttcttcttcagcggAGGAAGCGCCGAGCCATGGTAGGAGCCGCCCCTCCTCAGCAAGAGGCTTCCTCGGGGGCAAGTTCCCCGGTTTGCTGAGGAGGAAGCGGGGCTCCCCGGTGCCCCCGGGCCAGGCCGCCTGCAGGAGTCGCCTGTGCGTGGAAGCCACCCACGAAAGCCCCATCCAGGCGGTCAGGAAGCCAGCCGCGGGAGGGGAGGCCCTGGGCTGGGACCCGGACGAGGACTCCTTGGGAGGGAGGTCGGGCCCCTCCCTGCTCAGGAAGCTGCTCTGCCTGAGGGCCACCTCCTCTCAGCTGCACAAGCCACCCGCTGGCCAGCGGCCGTGGCCACTTCATCGGGCCTGCGCGCGATGCGGGCCTGTGGCTGCCCTCGGCAGGACTGCAGACCCCCAAGGGGAGTCTCCGCTGAGGTGGAAGCCGGCGGAGGCCAGGCCAGTGGCTGAGCCGCAGAGGAGGGCTGCAGTGGCCGGGCTGGCTGGATCGTGCGTGGCCAAGCCGTGGCGGGTGTTCCGCAGCATGCTGGCCTCCAGAGCCAAGAAAGGAGCCCTCCCCGTGAGGCAGCGCGAGcaggacccccacccccccggggcGGCCAGGGAAGGAAACCTCGGCCTGGCGGCAGAACCAGAGAGCTCTCCAGCCTCCGGGGCAAGCGAAggcttgggggggccccagagctGCACTGCAGCGGTCGAAGACACCCACCCACCGGCTGCATTTCCGCCCGGCGAGGGTGAGCCCTCCGGGGAGGCGGGAGGCCACCGAATCCCACCGCAGGGGCTGGAGAGCTGCGGGAGTCCCAGCGAGGAAAGCCGCCACCAGAAAGCGACTCTGGCTCAGGGAGGGCCCCAGACTCAGGTGGGtgatttgtggggaggaagcgcAGAAGAGGACGCCACGgaaggcagtggcggcggcggcggcggctactggggggaggtgggagatggggaggaggaagacctGGCCGACCTGGCGGAGAACCCCGGCGGCCAAGGCATGGTCATGGCGACGGGGGATTTGGGCTGGCTGAGCAGCGAGCTGCTGGGAGGCCCAGGGAGGAGGCTGGGCGGGCAGAAGCGGGAGGCCTCCACGGACAGCCAGCCGGAGGCGGCTCCGGGGCTGCCGGGGGAGGATGCGCTCTGGGCAGAGCGCAGCCCAGAGCGCGCGCACACGCAGGCAGCGGTCCTGGGTCCAGCCACGGCCCAGGCCGACGGAGCCCCTGTGGGGCAACCAAGGGGCGTGGGGACAGCggcccctcctcccacctccagGGCCCACACACTGGGAGATGCGGGAGCCCCATGTCCGGGCTTCCTCCAGGACGCAGACCCCGCCCGTTGCTTGGAGCCGCCGTGGGCCTTGCCCTTGCCCGCCAGAGGCCCGCCAAGCCCGCCTCACGGGCTGCTCGTTCCCGTGGACCCAGCGGGCGAGAACCGCCTGGGGCAAGGAAGTGCCCCCCCGCGGCCGGCTTCCGCAGGGTCCGAAGAGGAGCAGAAGAAGCAGCTGCTCTACCGGGCCGCTGTGGAAATTGTGGGGGCTGCCGTTGACGCGGCGGCAGCGCAGGTGGCCaagaaggaagagcaggagcgAGCGCAGAGTTGA